The proteins below come from a single Pseudarthrobacter sp. SSS035 genomic window:
- a CDS encoding LuxR C-terminal-related transcriptional regulator → MTGSPVDKLPPLTPDGSPGVPSLPWPLLQSIAAVANAPLTSIAEELRKALAPYLGSSALVIFTEDCTGRPRKKAGLESIISSVSIDELDSLRAALSGEEPWVGEAAIAAKERPVLAMKYLASRALLVVTDPVAPGPETGNAEADADIAKYLWHLAARRIHEKVADAPPAYLLESRAASAERLRVTSELVDQHATTLEIVAGALRSTALDDASARTAATDLVAKALVRLRTVSDRTTDLIEEPVARAFERLREDLLPLTRFSGVEVQFVEPPLTGRALPGEVAHAARAIVRGLLLAMLDQPDVRRVRAQWDCDGENLLINVCDDGGGTLAADASSLGRLDRRVQALDGKMQVDVMPGWGADVSVTLPLDAPQVAPADVSAWKLGSRELEVLQHLASGQRNRSIAGALNISENTVKFHVGNIFRKMGVTSRTEAIALATSFGVR, encoded by the coding sequence ATGACCGGCTCGCCAGTGGACAAGCTCCCACCACTTACACCGGATGGCAGCCCCGGAGTCCCGTCTTTGCCGTGGCCTTTGCTGCAGTCCATCGCGGCGGTGGCGAACGCGCCACTGACCTCCATAGCGGAAGAACTACGGAAGGCGCTTGCTCCTTATCTCGGAAGCAGCGCCCTGGTGATCTTCACGGAGGACTGCACCGGCAGGCCCCGGAAAAAGGCGGGTTTGGAGAGCATCATCTCAAGCGTGTCCATCGACGAACTGGACAGCCTCCGTGCTGCCCTCAGCGGGGAGGAACCTTGGGTGGGGGAGGCCGCGATAGCGGCAAAGGAACGACCAGTTCTCGCGATGAAATACCTCGCCAGCAGGGCCTTGCTGGTGGTTACAGACCCTGTTGCGCCCGGTCCTGAGACCGGTAACGCGGAAGCGGACGCAGACATCGCCAAGTACCTCTGGCACCTTGCCGCGCGCAGGATTCACGAAAAGGTCGCGGATGCTCCGCCCGCATATTTGTTGGAGTCCAGGGCGGCGTCTGCTGAACGCCTCCGGGTGACTTCCGAGCTGGTGGACCAGCACGCGACGACGCTTGAGATCGTCGCTGGGGCGCTGAGGTCAACGGCACTGGACGACGCCTCAGCACGTACGGCAGCCACGGATTTGGTGGCCAAAGCCCTTGTGCGTCTGCGCACGGTGAGTGACAGGACCACGGACCTGATCGAAGAACCGGTAGCCAGGGCATTCGAGCGCCTCAGGGAAGACCTACTTCCGCTGACGCGTTTCAGTGGGGTGGAGGTGCAGTTCGTCGAACCTCCCCTGACGGGGCGGGCCCTCCCGGGGGAAGTCGCCCACGCAGCCCGGGCCATCGTGCGGGGCTTACTGCTGGCCATGCTGGATCAGCCGGACGTTCGAAGGGTCAGGGCCCAGTGGGATTGCGACGGCGAGAATCTGCTGATCAATGTCTGCGACGACGGCGGCGGCACGCTTGCCGCCGACGCATCCAGTTTGGGCAGGCTGGACCGGAGGGTTCAGGCCCTGGACGGAAAGATGCAGGTAGATGTCATGCCCGGCTGGGGTGCAGATGTCTCGGTGACGCTTCCGTTGGATGCCCCGCAGGTTGCTCCTGCCGACGTCAGCGCTTGGAAATTGGGCAGCCGAGAGTTGGAAGTGCTGCAGCACCTTGCATCCGGTCAGCGGAACAGGTCCATCGCAGGCGCCCTCAACATCAGTGAAAACACGGTCAAGTTCCACGTGGGAAACATCTTCCGGAAGATGGGCGTCACCTCGCGTACGGAGGCAATAGCTCTGGCAACCAGCTTTGGCGTGCGATGA
- the hxlB gene encoding 6-phospho-3-hexuloisomerase: MDASNRAKEITVGPTALGSSDRLSAGAILQNLSLIAGEISGTAAQVDGDRLEALTAAIRSADRVFVAGAGRSGLVLRMAAMRLMHLGLNVHVAGDTTTPAIRAGDVLLVASGSGSTSGVVKAAETAAAAGARVAAVTTNPDSRLADLADSLVIVPAAQKTDHSSNVTRQYSGSLFEQVLFVLTEAIFQTIWNDTDAPAEELWLRHANLE; encoded by the coding sequence ATGGACGCCTCCAACAGAGCGAAGGAAATAACTGTGGGTCCAACAGCACTCGGTTCATCGGACCGACTCAGCGCCGGCGCAATTCTCCAGAACCTGTCCCTCATTGCCGGCGAGATCAGTGGCACCGCTGCCCAGGTCGATGGAGACCGCCTGGAAGCACTGACGGCAGCCATCCGTTCCGCCGACAGGGTTTTCGTCGCCGGTGCCGGCCGCAGCGGCCTCGTCCTCCGTATGGCTGCCATGCGGTTAATGCATCTCGGCCTCAACGTCCATGTAGCGGGCGACACCACAACTCCGGCCATCCGTGCCGGCGATGTGCTTCTGGTCGCTTCCGGCTCCGGCTCCACATCCGGCGTGGTGAAGGCAGCCGAAACAGCTGCGGCGGCCGGTGCCCGTGTGGCCGCGGTGACCACCAACCCCGACTCCCGCCTCGCAGACCTGGCGGATTCCCTGGTGATCGTACCTGCCGCGCAAAAGACGGATCACAGCTCCAATGTCACCCGCCAGTATTCGGGAAGCCTGTTCGAGCAGGTCCTCTTTGTCCTCACCGAAGCCATTTTCCAAACCATCTGGAACGACACCGACGCACCGGCTGAAGAACTCTGGCTCCGGCACGCAAACCTCGAATAA
- the hxlA gene encoding 3-hexulose-6-phosphate synthase, with amino-acid sequence MKLQVAMDLLTTADALELAGKVAEYVDIIELGTPLIKAAGLTAVTAVKQAHPDKIVFADMKTMDAGELEADIAFKAGADLVSVLGSADDSTIAGAVKAARAHNKGIVVDLIGVPDKVTRAKEARALGAKFVEFHAGLDEQAQPGFDLDGLLSAGEEARVPFSVAGGVNLSTIEAVQRAGAEVAVAGGAIYGAADPALAAKELRAAIA; translated from the coding sequence ATGAAGCTTCAGGTAGCCATGGACCTCCTGACCACCGCAGACGCGCTTGAGCTGGCCGGCAAGGTCGCCGAGTACGTTGACATCATCGAACTCGGTACGCCCCTGATCAAGGCAGCCGGACTAACGGCTGTGACCGCAGTCAAGCAGGCCCACCCTGACAAGATCGTTTTCGCCGACATGAAGACCATGGATGCCGGAGAACTTGAAGCCGACATCGCATTCAAGGCCGGCGCAGACCTCGTCTCCGTGCTGGGAAGCGCCGACGATTCGACCATCGCCGGCGCCGTGAAGGCGGCCCGTGCACACAACAAAGGCATCGTCGTGGACCTCATCGGCGTGCCGGACAAGGTCACCCGCGCCAAGGAAGCACGGGCCCTCGGCGCCAAATTCGTGGAGTTCCACGCAGGCCTGGACGAGCAGGCCCAGCCTGGCTTCGACCTGGATGGACTGCTCAGTGCCGGGGAAGAGGCCCGCGTGCCCTTCTCAGTGGCCGGCGGCGTTAACCTCTCCACCATCGAAGCCGTCCAGCGGGCCGGCGCCGAGGTTGCCGTAGCCGGCGGTGCCATTTATGGTGCAGCTGATCCCGCATTGGCAGCCAAGGAGCTCCGGGCCGCCATCGCCTGA